The Mariluticola halotolerans nucleotide sequence GCAATTGCAAGTCGCCAAAACGGATGAATATTCGGCGGCATGTGTTGAACTTGGCTGGTCCAACCGTCGGCCGTTGGGCACTTATATCGATGTTTTGACCAATATACTGGAACGGGGAGCCAATGTGCGCCGCTCTGCATCCGGGGCCTTGGGATTGGCATTCGTGGCCGATGGGCGCTCTGATGCCTATCTCGAATTGCACATGCATGCCTGGGATTGCCTTGCAGGTTTGTTGCTGGTGCAGGAAGCTGGTGGCGTTGTGGTGCCGTTTCTTGAGAATGGCGGTTTGTTGAACGGCGGGCCTGTGCTCGCAGCGGTCCCTGCAATTGCAGAAGATCTCTGCATCGCTTCGGGCATTGCGATGCATGTCGAGAGTGACCGGGATACGGCGAAGCCTAGAAGTTCAGTGCCGGTGGCGGGATAAAAGACGCGCAAGCCGCCTGTACCTGATGAGTGAATCACCAACAGTTTTACGAGAGTGGAGAGAAGTATTGAGCCATCCAATCCCAAGATATGAGCGTCCAGATATCAGCCTGATCGAGGAGAATGTGACGCCTTACGGTGTTTCGCTCTATATCGCGGGCAGTAAGGGGGCGAGCAATCTCGATCTTTTGCGGGAGCATGGTATTACAACGGTTGTGAATTGTGCGGTGAACCTCGATTTCAATTTCGTGCGCGATGAAGATGATCAGCGCGAACCCGGTGAGAATGCGGTTCCGAACGGGGCGGGCGCCGTTCGGTATTACAAGCTGGGTCTTGTTGATGGTCATGGGAACCCCGAGACGATGATGCTGGCAGGGTATTATTTGCTGCGCAGTGCGCTCAATCAGGAGTTGCCTGAACGCGCCAGCTACCCACGGCGCGAGCGTGGCAATGTCTTGGTAAACTGCCGGGGCGGACGCAGTCGCTCGGTGGCGCTCGCGGGCTTGTTTTTGCATCAAAGCATGCCCGACAAATATCCAACGCTTGACGACGCTTTGCAGCATGTCCGGGTTCAGCGCCAGCTGCGGCCGGATGAATGGATTGAGGCGCCGAAGCCCATGTTGGTCAATGCCGCGCTGCAGGCATCAAAATGGATCGAATATATCGGCCATGATGAGCCTACCCGGGCCAATGCTTCTTGAATTCTGACACAGGATCGCGCACAAACCGGCGCGTTCCAGGAGGCCCTTGATGGCAAGCAAACGTGTTGCGGTGATCGCGGATCCACATTTTCATGATGTGTATTTTGGCCGGTCTCGGGCGCAGGAAGCCCCTGAATTTGTGCGAACTTTGGCTGATACGCTCGCGTCCACGCGTGTGTTCAATGAAAGCGAACTGGCGTTCCGCTCTGTGCTCGATGAGATTGCGGCACGGGGCATTCGTCTCGTGGTTTTGGCCGGCGATCTGACCGATGACGGACAGCGGGCAAACTGGCGTGCTGTTGATGCACTGCTGCAGGAATATGCCCAGCGATATGGGATGCGGTTTTTCGCGACGCCGGGCAATCATGATCAATTCGCCGAAGATGGCTGTCATCTCGCCAAGCGTTTCGCCAATGCTGATGGTAGCTTTGACCTGGTCGCCAGCAATGCAGCCACCAGCAAACATGCCCGGCAAAACGTGGTGCTTGAGGACATGTATTGCGTGGGGTATGCCGACGCGCTTGATCGTAATGTCAGCCTTGGATATTTCCGCACGCCGGGCGATGTGCACTGGGAAAGCCCTTTTGGTTTCGATGACGCGCTTGCGGGGCGGTGGTATGAAATTGCGGCAGGCAGTGACATGCCACCCCTACGCATTACCGATGCGTCTTATCTGGTGGAACCTGTTGAGGGGCTCTGGGTTCTGTCGCTCGACGCCAATGTTTACGTCGCGGAAGCCGGTGTAGTTTCCGCCGACAGGAGCGGTGAAGGCTGGAACGCCGTGCTGGCCAGCCGCCCCTATTTGCTGGACTGGGTAAAAGATGTGGCGGATCGCGCGCGGCGTCTGGGCAAGCAATTGCTGACCTTTTCGCATTATCCGATAGTGGATGTGGTCAATGGCACGCATGAGCCGGCTTTCCGGTTTGACCATCAAGAAGGCGGCAAAAAGCGCGAAATGCCGAACCCTGAGGTGATGAGGGCATTCGCTGGGGCGGGCATCGGGGCGCATTTCAGCGGGCATTGGCACGTGAACAATACCGGGTGTTTTCACGAGGATGGTGATTTTCTGGTCAATGTGGCTGTGCCATCGCCGGTGGGGTTTCCCGGGGGGTTCAAGGTCGTCACACTGACCGATGGGCAATTACATATCGAGACCGTGCCGCTTGGTGCGTTGCCTTTGCCGCCTGCGATAGGCGCGCGCTATCAGGCAGAGAGGGGCACTGCCGATGACGGGGATATTCCCGTGCATTCCTATAAGGAATTTCTGGCGTTTCACCTTTCAAAGCGCGTCCGGGGAAAATATCTGTCGCGCGACTGGCCGGAGGGCTTTGCAATCCTTGCGGCTGAGTTCTCGCTGGCTGATGTTCATCAGTTCGCCAATGTCCCGGCAGCTCTGGACTATGCCGATCTGGCCAGGTCGGTCAACAGGGAGCCGCTGGCGGCCAATTTGCCTGATCTGTCGTTTGAAGCGGTGTTGATCGATTTCCACCGTCTGATAATGGCCGGGGACCCTGTGCTTGCTGGTGTCGGGCCGGAGCGGTTGGCAGCTTATGCGGCGCTGGCAGCAGCTTATGAAAATGGAGATTGGCCTGCGGG carries:
- a CDS encoding dual specificity protein phosphatase family protein; this translates as MSESPTVLREWREVLSHPIPRYERPDISLIEENVTPYGVSLYIAGSKGASNLDLLREHGITTVVNCAVNLDFNFVRDEDDQREPGENAVPNGAGAVRYYKLGLVDGHGNPETMMLAGYYLLRSALNQELPERASYPRRERGNVLVNCRGGRSRSVALAGLFLHQSMPDKYPTLDDALQHVRVQRQLRPDEWIEAPKPMLVNAALQASKWIEYIGHDEPTRANAS
- a CDS encoding metallophosphoesterase family protein, translating into MASKRVAVIADPHFHDVYFGRSRAQEAPEFVRTLADTLASTRVFNESELAFRSVLDEIAARGIRLVVLAGDLTDDGQRANWRAVDALLQEYAQRYGMRFFATPGNHDQFAEDGCHLAKRFANADGSFDLVASNAATSKHARQNVVLEDMYCVGYADALDRNVSLGYFRTPGDVHWESPFGFDDALAGRWYEIAAGSDMPPLRITDASYLVEPVEGLWVLSLDANVYVAEAGVVSADRSGEGWNAVLASRPYLLDWVKDVADRARRLGKQLLTFSHYPIVDVVNGTHEPAFRFDHQEGGKKREMPNPEVMRAFAGAGIGAHFSGHWHVNNTGCFHEDGDFLVNVAVPSPVGFPGGFKVVTLTDGQLHIETVPLGALPLPPAIGARYQAERGTADDGDIPVHSYKEFLAFHLSKRVRGKYLSRDWPEGFAILAAEFSLADVHQFANVPAALDYADLARSVNREPLAANLPDLSFEAVLIDFHRLIMAGDPVLAGVGPERLAAYAALAAAYENGDWPAGSVQSDLAKFAGMMQRTLESAPAMNFVIDTAAKTVRATPIAAAPSAARQVEPQTP